Proteins from a single region of Prosthecodimorpha staleyi:
- a CDS encoding PepSY domain-containing protein, giving the protein MIRIAGTILLFLALGSGPVAADSYCRVPLADWQPREALQRKLEAEGWTVEMIRAHDGCYRVHAVNAAGERLQGRFDPATLAMVGRRGEGRGRDHRHGDDDHD; this is encoded by the coding sequence GTGATCCGCATCGCCGGCACCATTCTGCTTTTCCTCGCGCTCGGCTCCGGTCCGGTGGCGGCGGATTCCTATTGTCGGGTGCCGCTGGCCGACTGGCAGCCCCGCGAGGCCTTGCAGCGCAAGCTCGAGGCCGAGGGTTGGACGGTCGAAATGATCCGCGCCCATGACGGCTGCTATCGCGTCCACGCGGTCAACGCCGCCGGAGAGCGGCTGCAGGGCCGGTTCGATCCTGCCACTCTGGCGATGGTCGGCCGCAGGGGAGAGGGCCGCGGCCGCGATCACCGCCACGGCGACGATGATCACGATTGA
- a CDS encoding response regulator, translated as MRILLVEDDMVLGQAVRDQLVADGHSVDWTTRVASASDAVRAAIFDLVLLDLMLPDGRGLDFLKGRRVGGDVTPVVILTARDQISDRIAGLDAGADDYMVKPFDLKELSARVRAVGRRYSGNPNPLVTHGDLEIDLAGRTVRRGGKVVALTQREWALFEAFVERPNALLSKTQLEERLYSFDAEIESNTIEVYIARLRKKVGAETIETVRGMGYRLGSPGRRP; from the coding sequence ATGCGGATACTTCTCGTCGAAGACGACATGGTGCTCGGCCAGGCCGTGCGCGACCAGCTCGTCGCCGACGGCCATTCCGTCGACTGGACGACCCGCGTTGCCTCGGCTTCCGACGCCGTCCGCGCCGCCATTTTCGACCTCGTCCTGCTCGACCTGATGCTGCCCGATGGCCGGGGGCTCGATTTCCTGAAGGGCCGTCGCGTCGGCGGAGATGTCACCCCGGTGGTCATCCTCACCGCCCGCGACCAGATCTCCGACCGCATTGCCGGCCTCGACGCCGGTGCCGACGACTACATGGTGAAGCCCTTCGACCTCAAGGAACTTTCCGCCCGTGTCCGCGCCGTCGGCCGGCGCTATTCCGGCAATCCGAACCCGCTCGTCACCCACGGCGACCTGGAGATCGATCTCGCCGGACGCACGGTCCGTCGCGGCGGCAAGGTGGTGGCGCTGACCCAGCGCGAGTGGGCACTCTTCGAGGCTTTCGTGGAGCGTCCGAACGCGCTTCTTTCCAAGACGCAGTTGGAGGAACGGCTCTATTCCTTCGACGCCGAGATCGAGAGCAACACCATCGAGGTCTATATCGCGCGGCTGCGCAAAAAGGTCGGTGCTGAGACGATCGAGACGGTGCGCGGCATGGGTTACCGCCTTGGCAGCCCGGGGCGTCGGCCGTGA